In Actinomycetota bacterium, the genomic window CGACCGCGCCGGTCTCCAGCGTCGCCGGCTTGGTGCCGCCCTGGACGGTGTCGCCCTTGAAGCCCGGGTCGGTCTCGGTCACCTCGAGCTCGACGAACATCGGCGGCTCGACGCCGACCATCTCGCCATCGGCGGTGAGCACCTCGACGGTGTCGCCTTCCTTGATCCACTTGGCGGCCTCGCCGACGAACCCGGCATCGAGCTCGAACTGCTCGTAGGAATCGTTGTCCATGAAGTGCAGCGCCGTGCCGTCCGAGTACAGGAACTGCAGGCGGCGCATCTCGACGCGCACGTCGTCTACCTTCTCGCCCGCGTTGAACGTGACGTCGACGACCTTGCCGGTGTCGAGCTCCTTGA contains:
- the efp gene encoding elongation factor P, which translates into the protein MAVSTNQFKNGMCIVYKDKRWIIVEFQHVKPGKGGAFVRTKLKELDTGKVVDVTFNAGEKVDDVRVEMRRLQFLYSDGTALHFMDNDSYEQFELDAGFVGEAAKWIKEGDTVEVLTADGEMVGVEPPMFVELEVTETDPGFKGDTVQGGTKPATLETGAVVQVPMFVEAGDRLQVDTRDGRFVKRV